AAGTGGGTTGCAAGCTCTTTACTTAAAAGTTTTGAGTTGCTTCCAGTTATTATTACATTATATTCTTGTCTCAATAATCTATTGGCAAAAAGCTCCCATCCTTCTATATTCTGTATTTCATCCAAAAGAAGAAATCTAAAATTTCCATAGGTTTCATGAAGGAGATGGAGGATCGTATTTAGATCTTTTGCCTCCACACCTACTATCCTTTCATCATCGAAGTTTATATAGGCATAATCTCTATCTCTTAAAGATAAAAAAGAAAACACCGATTTACCGCATCTTCTAACACCAGTTATTACCTTTATCAATTTATCATCTAAAGAAAACCTAAATGATTCTAAAAATTCTCTATCTATTATATCCTTATCACTAAGTATCCTGTTTATTTCATCTTTCTGATCTATCAGAGCATTTTTGATGATAAATCTATTGATGTTAAGTATAATGCAAAATTATTTAAAAAATTTTGCAGTGGAATTAAAATTTTTAAAAACAAATAAAAAATTTATTCTCCTTATTTTTACATATGCTTTACATAATAATAGTTACTCCTATTTGCAACATGAACTGCATATATTGCGGGGGAAGCTTGCATAACATGCCAGATGAAATAAGTTATGGAAATGATGAAATTTTTGATTTCATAAGCAA
The Thermoplasmatales archaeon DNA segment above includes these coding regions:
- a CDS encoding putative peptide-modifying radical SAM/SPASM domain-containing protein encodes the protein MLYIIIVTPICNMNCIYCGGSLHNMPDEISYGNDEIFDFIS